A genome region from Thalassotalea euphylliae includes the following:
- the hldE gene encoding bifunctional D-glycero-beta-D-manno-heptose-7-phosphate kinase/D-glycero-beta-D-manno-heptose 1-phosphate adenylyltransferase HldE, translating to MKVDIPSFAKARVLVAGDIMLDRYWQGSTQRISPEAPVPVVKINQHEDRPGGAANVALNIASLGGSVTLAGITGQDEASQTLNTHLSAVNVDCAFAEQSSAPTITKLRVVSRSQQLIRLDFEESMAALDKQALHELIDAKLADHDVLLLSDYDKGTLSDVQQLIQLAKNKNIPVLVDPKGSDFNKYRGATMLTPNMSEFEAIVGVCDSERAIVDKGQQLLADLELDALLITRSEQGMTLLRKDCEEFHLPALAREVYDVTGAGDTVIATLALAVASQAHLTQASALANLAAGIVVGKLGTSTVSEAELLAATHSGQESGYGVVTEEQLAIAVKAAKARGEKIIMTNGCFDILHAGHVSYLGNAKELGTRLIVAVNSDASVTALKGVGRPVNPSDRRMAVLAGLGAVDWVVEFGEDTPQRLIANILPDVLVKGGDYKVEDIAGGKEVIANGGEVKVLNFEQGISTTEIINTIRLED from the coding sequence ATGAAAGTAGATATTCCTTCCTTTGCCAAAGCGCGCGTGCTAGTTGCAGGCGATATTATGCTAGATAGATACTGGCAAGGTTCAACCCAGCGTATTTCTCCGGAAGCTCCCGTTCCTGTGGTTAAAATTAATCAACATGAAGACCGTCCGGGCGGTGCTGCTAACGTAGCGTTAAACATCGCTTCGCTAGGGGGCTCAGTGACGTTAGCGGGGATTACCGGACAAGATGAAGCCTCGCAGACGCTAAATACTCATTTATCTGCTGTGAATGTTGACTGTGCTTTTGCCGAGCAAAGCTCAGCGCCAACGATTACTAAGCTACGTGTGGTAAGCCGTAGTCAACAGCTTATCCGATTAGACTTTGAAGAATCGATGGCAGCACTTGATAAACAAGCACTTCATGAACTAATTGACGCTAAGCTGGCGGATCACGATGTATTACTGCTGTCTGATTATGACAAAGGCACCTTGTCTGACGTGCAACAGCTTATTCAGCTCGCTAAGAATAAGAATATTCCCGTATTAGTCGATCCAAAAGGCAGCGATTTTAATAAATATCGCGGCGCCACTATGTTAACGCCTAACATGTCTGAATTTGAGGCGATTGTTGGCGTTTGCGACAGTGAGCGCGCCATCGTTGATAAAGGCCAGCAGTTGCTTGCTGACTTGGAATTAGATGCGCTGCTTATTACTCGCAGTGAGCAAGGGATGACACTGCTTCGCAAAGACTGTGAAGAGTTTCACTTACCTGCGCTTGCCCGTGAAGTATATGATGTGACGGGTGCTGGTGACACGGTTATTGCCACGTTAGCACTTGCAGTTGCGAGCCAAGCGCACTTGACCCAAGCATCAGCATTAGCGAATTTAGCAGCGGGTATTGTAGTTGGTAAGTTAGGCACATCAACCGTGAGCGAAGCTGAGTTACTTGCCGCAACACATAGTGGTCAAGAAAGTGGCTACGGTGTCGTAACTGAAGAGCAATTGGCGATCGCAGTAAAGGCAGCGAAGGCGCGTGGTGAAAAAATCATTATGACCAATGGCTGCTTTGATATTTTGCATGCCGGTCATGTGTCATATCTCGGCAATGCAAAAGAGCTTGGTACCCGATTGATTGTTGCGGTTAATAGCGATGCCTCAGTAACAGCATTAAAAGGTGTTGGCCGACCTGTTAACCCAAGTGATCGCCGTATGGCGGTTCTCGCTGGGTTAGGCGCGGTAGACTGGGTGGTTGAGTTTGGGGAAGATACTCCTCAACGTTTAATTGCCAATATTTTGCCAGATGTCTTAGTTAAAGGCGGCGATTACAAAGTTGAAGACATTGCAGGCGGCAAAGAAGTTATTGCTAATGGCGGTGAAGTTAAAGTACTTAACTTTGAGCAAGGCATTTCAACCACAGAGATAATCAACACCATTAGGTTAGAAGATTAA
- the tolC gene encoding outer membrane channel protein TolC, producing MKKTLTSLVVGMSLAMSATSAFADDLMQVYQQALTNDPVLLKAAAQFEASKEGIEQARAVLLPQISATGSYTETDVDNIARQNNGFGIPAGAVYTAENDNISYGASLSMQLYHHDTWLRLDNAEKSAHQADLAYQIAQQDLIIRVSEAYFNLLSAKDTLEFAEAQKVAIERQLEQTKQRFSVGLTAITDVHEAQAQFDDSVTQVIRAQNDIYNAEEAIRVLTNVYPRDIFVLNTDRFSASRPMPDSANEWQQTAEAKSLDIISQKVSVDIAKENINIARSGHYPTLDLSGRYSNSEDTFRLPNIPEIEDPDLDTKSIGITLTVPIYSGGATSSAVRQAQHNYVAASQDLQFAYRDTVRNTRNAYNTVIAGVSAIKALEQSVLSAEKALEATEAGFEVGTRTIVDVLNSTRNLYDAKRNLSSTRYLYINSILALKRAAGTLTGKDLKDINAGLAAEAAK from the coding sequence ATGAAAAAAACACTAACTTCCCTGGTTGTAGGGATGTCACTTGCGATGAGCGCGACATCAGCATTTGCTGATGACCTAATGCAAGTCTACCAACAGGCACTAACTAATGACCCTGTGCTACTAAAAGCCGCTGCGCAATTTGAAGCATCAAAAGAAGGCATTGAACAAGCTCGTGCGGTATTGCTACCACAGATCAGTGCAACTGGCTCATATACAGAAACCGATGTAGACAATATTGCTCGTCAAAATAACGGTTTTGGTATTCCAGCGGGCGCAGTATACACCGCTGAGAATGACAATATTTCGTACGGTGCCAGCCTTAGCATGCAACTTTATCATCACGATACTTGGTTGCGTTTAGATAATGCCGAAAAATCAGCACACCAAGCAGACCTTGCTTATCAAATCGCACAACAAGATTTGATTATCCGCGTAAGTGAAGCCTACTTTAATTTACTAAGCGCAAAGGACACTCTAGAGTTTGCTGAAGCGCAAAAAGTCGCTATTGAGCGTCAACTTGAACAAACCAAGCAGCGCTTTTCTGTCGGCTTAACCGCGATTACTGATGTGCACGAAGCACAAGCGCAATTTGACGATTCTGTAACTCAGGTAATTCGAGCTCAGAACGATATTTACAATGCGGAAGAAGCGATTCGTGTATTAACGAACGTGTACCCGCGCGATATTTTCGTGCTAAATACAGATCGTTTTTCTGCCTCTCGCCCAATGCCAGACAGTGCAAACGAGTGGCAACAAACGGCAGAAGCGAAAAGCTTAGATATTATCTCGCAGAAAGTATCTGTTGATATTGCCAAAGAAAATATCAATATCGCCCGTTCTGGTCACTACCCAACACTAGATTTATCAGGTCGATACTCAAATTCAGAAGACACATTCCGCTTGCCGAATATTCCAGAAATTGAAGATCCTGATTTAGATACCAAGTCGATTGGCATCACGTTAACTGTGCCAATTTACTCAGGTGGTGCAACATCTAGTGCTGTTCGCCAAGCACAGCACAACTATGTTGCCGCTAGCCAAGATTTACAATTTGCATACCGCGATACCGTTCGCAACACACGCAACGCATACAACACAGTAATTGCAGGTGTATCGGCTATCAAGGCACTTGAACAATCAGTATTAAGTGCAGAAAAAGCACTAGAAGCAACAGAAGCGGGCTTTGAAGTGGGTACGCGTACTATTGTTGATGTGCTAAACAGCACGCGTAATCTGTACGATGCTAAGCGTAACTTATCAAGCACGCGCTACCTATACATCAACTCAATTCTTGCGTTAAAACGTGCCGCAGGCACATTAACAGGCAAAGATTTGAAAGATATTAACGCCGGTTTAGCTGCAGAAGCAGCAAAATAA
- a CDS encoding NUDIX domain-containing protein, producing MKVKNKIHQYDRCDVNLHEQRCRYQGFFRIDEYVVSHQLFNGGESKVLSREIFERGDAVAVIPFDPQNNSIVVVEQFRAGVLRSAENPWLIEFIAGMFGQDEAPEQVAVREAKEEANLNLSPEQLIHLTSYFSSPGGTSEQIHLFAAPINSENLGGVYGLDDEGEDIKVHVLTLTDALALVNDGTINNAMTIIGIQWLALNAQQLVNHWNINDLN from the coding sequence GTGAAAGTTAAAAACAAAATTCATCAATACGATAGATGCGATGTGAACTTGCACGAGCAGCGATGCCGTTATCAAGGCTTTTTTCGCATTGATGAATACGTAGTGAGTCATCAACTGTTTAATGGTGGTGAAAGCAAAGTGTTGTCTCGTGAAATTTTTGAACGAGGTGATGCCGTTGCGGTGATACCTTTTGATCCCCAAAACAATTCAATAGTTGTTGTTGAACAGTTCCGAGCGGGTGTGCTGCGTTCAGCAGAAAACCCGTGGTTGATTGAATTTATTGCGGGCATGTTCGGCCAAGACGAAGCGCCAGAGCAAGTTGCGGTGCGCGAAGCAAAAGAAGAAGCGAACCTTAATCTATCGCCAGAGCAACTTATCCACCTCACCAGCTATTTTTCATCGCCAGGCGGTACTTCAGAGCAAATTCATTTATTTGCTGCGCCAATAAATAGTGAAAATCTCGGCGGCGTTTATGGGCTAGATGACGAAGGCGAAGATATAAAAGTGCACGTCTTAACGCTTACCGATGCGCTCGCCTTGGTAAATGATGGTACAATTAACAATGCGATGACCATCATTGGTATACAGTGGCTGGCATTAAACGCGCAACAGCTTGTTAACCACTGGAATATCAATGACCTCAACTAA
- a CDS encoding DUF1249 domain-containing protein codes for MTSTNASAKPAYRPNLPSLMELCAVNYMLALKLLANKEEVGEVREFFIADKLHYAITVKEVTKYTSLITVEQVQQFDFSGLDNLLAPKMMIRLYHDAQAAEVISSQAIRNIKPKYHYPNDLMLLPDEKLQVNAFLKEWLQVCLMHGRSAVSNTAQ; via the coding sequence ATGACCTCAACTAATGCATCAGCAAAACCTGCTTATCGCCCTAACTTGCCCAGTTTGATGGAGCTATGTGCTGTCAACTATATGCTGGCGTTAAAGTTACTGGCAAATAAGGAAGAAGTGGGCGAGGTCAGAGAGTTTTTTATCGCCGATAAGCTGCACTATGCTATTACGGTTAAAGAGGTTACCAAGTACACGTCACTGATCACGGTTGAGCAAGTTCAACAGTTTGATTTTTCTGGCCTAGATAATTTACTCGCTCCTAAGATGATGATCCGCTTGTATCACGATGCACAAGCGGCAGAGGTCATCAGTAGCCAAGCCATCCGCAACATTAAGCCTAAGTATCATTACCCGAATGATTTGATGTTACTGCCAGATGAAAAACTGCAAGTTAATGCGTTTCTAAAAGAATGGTTGCAAGTTTGTTTAATGCACGGTCGCTCCGCGGTAAGCAATACTGCGCAATAG
- a CDS encoding metallophosphoesterase, with protein sequence MTNHLDSAPCFTIAQFSDSHLFADKQAMHHGADVYQNLAKVCQQLASNKAIDIVVFTGDLTQDHSVESYHRFKALVETLLCDKTVYFLAGNHDDIDVLNDVLTGKPFNQAKSFLQGNWRFHLLNSKSATPAGYVSIEQLSELVSDALNSSANNSNAENSVSDDSSLKIVKADIELFQFCFMHHHPVDLGYFIDRHGLTNHSEFWQCMNNWRSLKGIACGHVHRAFEIPAQSGQRNVPVYTCPATSIKFARDTEQLIAESLQPGYRLFDFFANGEIKTQVVYLT encoded by the coding sequence ATGACCAACCACCTTGACTCTGCGCCTTGTTTTACGATTGCTCAGTTTAGCGACAGCCATTTGTTTGCTGATAAGCAAGCAATGCATCATGGCGCAGATGTTTATCAAAACCTTGCCAAGGTTTGTCAGCAACTTGCCAGTAACAAAGCGATTGATATTGTGGTGTTCACCGGTGATTTAACACAAGATCATTCGGTTGAATCATATCATCGCTTTAAGGCACTTGTTGAAACCCTGCTATGCGATAAAACCGTCTACTTTCTTGCCGGTAATCATGACGATATTGACGTGTTAAATGATGTGCTGACGGGGAAGCCATTTAACCAAGCAAAGTCATTTTTGCAGGGTAACTGGCGCTTTCATTTACTTAATTCGAAATCTGCTACGCCTGCGGGCTATGTTAGCATTGAGCAACTGAGTGAACTTGTTTCTGATGCGCTAAACTCAAGCGCGAACAATAGCAACGCAGAAAATAGCGTGAGCGATGACAGTAGCCTAAAAATTGTTAAAGCAGATATTGAGCTGTTTCAGTTTTGTTTTATGCATCATCACCCCGTTGATCTGGGTTACTTTATTGATCGCCATGGGTTAACGAACCATAGTGAATTTTGGCAATGTATGAACAACTGGCGTTCACTCAAAGGTATTGCCTGCGGTCACGTGCACCGTGCTTTTGAGATTCCAGCGCAATCAGGACAAAGAAATGTACCGGTTTATACCTGCCCTGCAACGTCAATTAAGTTTGCTCGCGATACAGAACAGCTTATCGCAGAGAGTTTACAACCCGGGTATCGTTTGTTTGATTTCTTCGCCAATGGTGAGATTAAAACACAGGTTGTTTATTTAACTTAG